One segment of Mycobacterium spongiae DNA contains the following:
- a CDS encoding TetR/AcrR family transcriptional regulator, with the protein MAARHKSGNVRLTADDWVQAGFEILADEGLTGLKLDQLCARLGVTKGSFYWHFEDVDGYRRAVVESWSQFRDEDRDQIDGMRDLPPRERLAQMMALLVRPRLYKLERAMREWARSDDSVASAVLSADRRILKATRQAFSDYGFDAAEAEKRATTAFAAGIGLLHMPLSELKSMYGPSLRKQLEPQRNWLLDFLLRP; encoded by the coding sequence ATGGCGGCGCGTCACAAGTCGGGAAACGTTCGTCTGACGGCTGATGATTGGGTGCAGGCAGGCTTCGAGATTCTGGCCGACGAGGGTCTCACCGGCCTCAAACTCGACCAGCTCTGCGCGCGTCTCGGCGTTACCAAGGGCAGCTTCTACTGGCATTTCGAGGACGTGGACGGCTATCGCCGGGCGGTTGTCGAGTCCTGGTCGCAATTTCGCGACGAAGATCGTGACCAAATCGACGGGATGCGCGATCTTCCGCCGCGCGAGCGGCTCGCGCAAATGATGGCATTGTTGGTCAGGCCGCGACTCTACAAGCTGGAAAGAGCCATGCGGGAATGGGCGCGCTCCGACGATTCCGTCGCGTCTGCCGTGCTGTCGGCCGACCGCCGGATTCTCAAGGCCACCCGACAGGCGTTCAGTGACTATGGGTTTGACGCCGCCGAGGCCGAAAAGCGCGCCACCACAGCCTTTGCTGCGGGGATCGGCCTGCTGCACATGCCGCTGTCCGAGCTGAAGAGCATGTACGGCCCGTCACTAAGAAAACAGTTGGAACCGCAACGCAATTGGCTACTGGACTTCTTGCTGCGGCCTTGA
- a CDS encoding Na+/H+ antiporter, whose product MFGLVVIVALVATVVVGTILGHRYRVGPPVLLISLGALLGLIPRFGAVEIDGEIVLLLFLPAILYWESLNTSFREIRWNLRVIVMFSVGLVIATAVSVSWTARALGMEPHAAAVLGAVLSPTDAAAVAGLAKRLPRRALTVLRGESLVNDGTALVLFAVTASVAVGGAEVGPIELVGQFVGSYLGGVVAGLVVGGLVTLLRRTIDAPLEEGALSLLTPFAAFLLADTFGCSGVVAVLVSALVLTYVGPKVIRARSRLQAYAFWDITTFLINGSLWVFVGVQIPGAVDHISGGEGGLRHAALLGLAVTGVVVATRIVWVELTNVLGRIVDRCMNRPTRHVGFRARCVTSWAGFRGAVSLAAALAVPMTTHDGAPFPDRNLIIFVVSMVILVTVLIQGSSLPAVVRWARLPDDIAHADEVHLARRRAAEAALDALPMVASEFDVAPELLIRLTKEYEEHAELVLADADASAPNVLAERNELLRRVRLRVLEHQRQAVTALRNDNRIDDIVLRELQMEMDLEEVRLLDPMETRDTA is encoded by the coding sequence GTGTTCGGACTTGTGGTCATCGTTGCGCTGGTTGCCACCGTGGTTGTCGGAACGATCCTGGGCCACCGCTATCGCGTAGGTCCTCCGGTGTTGCTGATCTCGCTCGGCGCTCTGCTGGGGCTCATCCCCCGTTTCGGGGCCGTCGAGATCGATGGCGAGATCGTGCTGCTGTTGTTCCTGCCGGCAATCCTCTACTGGGAGAGCCTGAACACCAGCTTTCGCGAGATCCGCTGGAACCTGCGTGTCATCGTCATGTTCAGCGTCGGTCTGGTGATTGCCACCGCCGTGTCGGTGTCGTGGACGGCGCGAGCCCTGGGTATGGAACCGCACGCGGCGGCAGTCCTTGGCGCGGTGCTCTCCCCCACCGACGCGGCCGCCGTGGCTGGACTGGCCAAACGCTTGCCGCGGCGAGCCCTCACTGTGCTGCGCGGTGAGAGCCTGGTCAACGACGGCACCGCTCTGGTCCTTTTCGCGGTAACCGCGTCCGTCGCGGTCGGCGGCGCCGAGGTAGGCCCGATCGAATTGGTCGGCCAGTTTGTTGGCTCCTACCTGGGCGGCGTCGTCGCTGGGTTGGTGGTCGGCGGACTGGTGACGTTGCTGCGCCGCACCATCGACGCGCCGCTCGAGGAGGGAGCCCTGAGCCTGTTGACGCCGTTCGCCGCGTTCCTGCTCGCCGATACCTTCGGATGCAGCGGGGTCGTCGCGGTCCTGGTGTCAGCCCTTGTCCTCACCTATGTCGGACCCAAGGTGATCCGCGCCCGCTCCCGCTTGCAGGCCTACGCATTCTGGGACATCACGACGTTTCTCATCAACGGGTCGCTCTGGGTCTTCGTCGGGGTCCAGATCCCAGGCGCGGTGGACCACATCTCCGGCGGCGAAGGTGGACTTCGCCACGCTGCGTTGCTGGGCCTGGCCGTCACTGGCGTCGTCGTCGCCACCCGGATCGTGTGGGTGGAACTCACCAACGTGCTGGGTCGCATCGTGGATCGGTGCATGAACAGGCCCACCCGTCACGTCGGCTTCCGCGCGCGGTGCGTGACCAGCTGGGCCGGATTCCGCGGCGCCGTATCACTGGCCGCCGCGCTCGCGGTTCCCATGACCACCCACGATGGTGCTCCGTTTCCCGACCGCAACCTGATCATCTTCGTCGTGTCCATGGTCATTCTGGTGACCGTCCTGATCCAAGGGAGTTCGCTGCCCGCTGTCGTGCGGTGGGCTCGACTTCCCGACGACATTGCGCACGCCGACGAAGTGCACTTGGCGCGCCGCCGCGCCGCGGAAGCGGCCCTTGACGCCCTGCCTATGGTCGCCAGCGAATTCGACGTGGCACCTGAGCTGCTGATTCGGCTGACGAAGGAATACGAAGAGCACGCTGAGCTCGTCCTTGCCGACGCGGACGCGTCGGCGCCGAACGTTCTCGCCGAGCGCAACGAGCTGCTACGGCGGGTGCGGCTGCGGGTACTCGAGCACCAGCGCCAAGCAGTGACCGCGTTGCGCAACGACAATCGCATCGACGACATCGTGCTGCGCGAACTGCAGATGGAGATGGACCTCGAAGAGGTGCGACTACTCGACCCCATGGAGACCAGAGACACCGCCTAG
- a CDS encoding lipoprotein LpqH yields MTNPRHGERTAIGVAVLGVLVLAAATPACSRQAEPAATESPSEAPVSATIMMDGHTHTISGAVECRTRRAQPTATPVEYGNQTTEVSAQDDSASLSFSFSDATPPDVNGFAVSLKVDGGSYEMPYQPVRSPTQLEASRQGKSYTVTGTGQALAPGQSVARELPFGVHVTCP; encoded by the coding sequence ATGACGAATCCGCGCCACGGCGAGAGAACCGCTATCGGCGTCGCCGTGCTGGGCGTGTTGGTGCTAGCAGCCGCCACACCGGCCTGCTCCAGACAGGCCGAGCCAGCCGCTACCGAGAGCCCGAGTGAGGCTCCGGTGTCAGCAACCATCATGATGGACGGGCACACGCACACGATTTCCGGAGCCGTCGAGTGCCGCACCCGGCGGGCGCAACCGACCGCCACGCCTGTGGAATACGGGAATCAGACCACGGAAGTCAGCGCTCAAGACGATTCGGCGTCATTGTCGTTTTCTTTCTCCGACGCCACGCCACCCGACGTCAATGGTTTCGCCGTTTCCCTCAAAGTGGACGGCGGCAGCTACGAGATGCCCTATCAACCCGTCCGGTCTCCTACCCAACTCGAGGCGAGCAGGCAGGGCAAGAGTTACACGGTGACCGGGACCGGCCAAGCGCTAGCGCCCGGCCAAAGCGTCGCCCGCGAGTTACCGTTCGGGGTTCACGTAACCTGTCCATGA
- a CDS encoding DsbA family protein has protein sequence MTTVDFHFDPMCPFAYQTSLWIRDVRAQLGITVNWRFFSLEEINREDGKKHPWERDWSYGWSLMRIGALLRRTDMSLLDRWYAAIGQELHTVGGKPHDPEVARRLLCDLGLEASILDAALADSTTHDDVRAEHQRVVDAGGYGVPTLFMDGQCLFGPVLVDPPTGPDALKLWGVITGMAELPHVYELQRPKSPADADLIARSLRPYLDGRDWVSINRGEVIDIDGLAGRR, from the coding sequence ATGACCACCGTGGATTTCCATTTCGACCCGATGTGCCCATTCGCCTACCAGACCTCGCTGTGGATCCGTGACGTGCGTGCGCAGTTGGGAATCACCGTCAATTGGCGGTTCTTCAGCTTGGAGGAGATCAACCGCGAGGACGGGAAGAAACACCCGTGGGAGCGGGATTGGTCCTACGGGTGGTCCTTGATGCGAATCGGGGCGCTGCTGCGCCGAACGGACATGTCGTTGCTCGATCGGTGGTACGCCGCGATTGGTCAGGAACTGCACACCGTCGGCGGCAAACCGCATGACCCCGAGGTCGCGCGACGCCTGCTGTGTGACCTGGGCCTTGAGGCTTCCATCCTCGACGCGGCGCTAGCGGACTCGACCACCCACGATGACGTCCGTGCTGAACACCAGCGGGTCGTCGACGCGGGCGGATACGGTGTACCCACGCTCTTTATGGACGGACAATGCCTGTTTGGGCCGGTACTGGTGGATCCGCCGACGGGGCCTGACGCCCTGAAGCTGTGGGGTGTCATTACCGGAATGGCCGAGTTACCGCATGTCTACGAATTGCAACGGCCGAAGTCACCGGCCGACGCCGACCTCATCGCCCGGAGCCTGCGCCCGTATCTCGACGGGCGTGATTGGGTCAGCATCAACCGCGGCGAAGTCATCGACATCGACGGGCTGGCGGGCCGGCGTTAG
- a CDS encoding sulfurtransferase yields the protein MKHTDSAREQVLITTTDLAHLIQAGSPIALLDVRWRLDEPDGHATYLQGHLPGAVYVSLEDELSDHHIAGRGRHPLPSGHSVQAAARRWGIGNDTPVVVYDDWNRAGSARAWWVLTAAGLADVRILDGGLAAWRSAGGSIETGPVNPLPGNVTVRHDDLYTGARPTLTAQQSSAGGVVLLDARAPERFRGEVEPVDAVAGHIPGAKNVPTAAVLASDGTFLGSSQLRQLFSGKGIDHDSGVGVYCGSGITASVTVAALTATGHEAAMFPGSWSEWSSDPARAVSRGPE from the coding sequence GTGAAACACACGGACTCAGCACGTGAGCAGGTCTTGATCACCACCACCGACCTCGCACACCTCATCCAGGCGGGTTCTCCCATCGCACTCCTGGATGTGCGCTGGCGACTCGATGAACCTGACGGACATGCCACCTACCTGCAGGGACACCTGCCCGGCGCGGTTTACGTGTCACTCGAAGACGAACTCAGCGATCACCACATCGCCGGCCGCGGCCGCCACCCACTACCGTCCGGACACAGCGTGCAGGCCGCCGCGCGTCGTTGGGGAATCGGCAACGATACGCCGGTCGTAGTCTACGACGATTGGAACAGGGCCGGCTCTGCCCGAGCATGGTGGGTGCTGACCGCGGCCGGGCTGGCGGATGTACGCATACTCGACGGCGGCCTGGCTGCCTGGCGCTCGGCCGGAGGCAGCATCGAGACGGGCCCGGTGAATCCGCTGCCCGGGAATGTGACTGTGCGGCACGATGATTTGTACACGGGTGCCCGGCCCACCTTGACCGCGCAACAGTCATCCGCCGGTGGTGTCGTGCTACTCGATGCCCGGGCGCCGGAACGCTTCCGCGGCGAGGTCGAGCCCGTCGACGCCGTTGCCGGTCACATACCCGGTGCCAAGAACGTTCCCACCGCCGCCGTCCTGGCCAGTGACGGTACCTTTCTTGGCAGCAGCCAGCTGCGCCAACTGTTTTCCGGAAAAGGCATCGACCACGACAGTGGCGTCGGCGTCTACTGCGGCTCCGGCATCACCGCCAGTGTGACTGTCGCGGCGCTCACCGCGACAGGCCATGAGGCCGCAATGTTTCCCGGGTCGTGGTCCGAGTGGAGTTCGGATCCGGCCCGCGCGGTGAGCCGAGGCCCTGAGTAG
- a CDS encoding alpha/beta hydrolase produces the protein MGTARIIHIVRQLGSLAVTAVTAASTVNAYRPLARSGYFSLLSWAYGLVVTEFPLQTLASQLGGLALTARRLTRPVRMLAWVVAGCSAVGLLNFSRAGRSADAPLNEALDIGLGRDRRPDSTGLWRRPAGGGTARTPGPLRMLRIYRDYAHDGDISYGEYGGANRLDIWRRPDLDPTGKAPVLFQIPGGAWTTGNKRGQAHPLMSHLAELGWICVAINYRHSPRNTWPDHIVDVKRALAWVKTHISEYGGDPDFIALTGGSAGGHLSSLAALTPNDPQFQPGFEAADTRVQAAVPFYGIYDFTRFKDAMHPKMLPLLEQMVVKRPRAANMQSYIAASPVTHVSSDAPPFFVLHGRNDSLVPVEQARSFVERLRHVSSAPVVYAELPLAQHAFDILGSARAAHAAIAVEQFLAEIYATRHCRNQSG, from the coding sequence ATGGGGACAGCGCGAATCATCCATATCGTTCGGCAACTCGGGTCGTTGGCGGTCACGGCAGTCACAGCCGCGTCCACCGTGAACGCATATCGGCCTCTGGCACGTAGCGGATACTTTTCCCTGTTGTCCTGGGCATACGGTCTCGTCGTCACAGAGTTTCCCCTGCAGACGCTGGCGAGTCAGCTCGGCGGGCTGGCACTGACAGCCCGCCGACTTACCCGGCCGGTGCGGATGCTCGCGTGGGTAGTGGCGGGCTGCTCGGCGGTGGGCTTGCTGAACTTCAGTCGCGCCGGCCGCAGCGCCGACGCCCCGCTCAACGAGGCCTTGGACATCGGCCTGGGGCGTGATCGCCGCCCTGATTCGACGGGACTGTGGCGCCGCCCAGCCGGCGGCGGCACCGCCAGGACCCCCGGACCGCTGCGCATGCTGCGGATCTACCGCGACTATGCCCACGACGGCGACATCAGCTACGGCGAATACGGTGGCGCCAATCGCCTGGATATCTGGCGACGACCAGATCTTGACCCGACCGGGAAGGCGCCGGTGCTCTTCCAGATCCCCGGCGGCGCCTGGACGACGGGAAACAAACGCGGACAGGCCCATCCGCTGATGAGCCACCTCGCCGAACTGGGTTGGATCTGTGTGGCGATCAACTACCGACACAGCCCGCGCAACACCTGGCCCGATCACATCGTCGACGTCAAGCGCGCGCTAGCGTGGGTCAAGACGCATATCAGCGAGTACGGCGGCGATCCCGACTTTATCGCGCTGACCGGTGGTTCGGCCGGCGGCCACTTGTCGTCGTTGGCCGCGCTGACGCCAAATGATCCGCAGTTCCAACCGGGATTCGAGGCGGCAGACACGCGGGTGCAAGCGGCCGTGCCGTTCTACGGCATCTATGACTTCACCCGCTTCAAGGACGCCATGCATCCGAAGATGCTCCCGCTGCTCGAGCAAATGGTGGTCAAACGACCGCGCGCGGCAAACATGCAGTCCTACATTGCGGCCTCGCCGGTCACCCACGTTTCGTCCGACGCTCCCCCGTTCTTCGTGCTGCATGGCCGCAACGACTCGCTGGTCCCCGTCGAGCAGGCACGTTCCTTCGTCGAGCGGCTACGGCACGTGAGCAGTGCACCCGTCGTGTACGCCGAATTACCGCTTGCTCAGCACGCGTTCGACATCCTCGGATCGGCCCGCGCGGCACATGCGGCGATCGCCGTCGAGCAATTTCTCGCCGAGATCTACGCGACCCGACACTGCCGGAACCAATCCGGCTAA
- a CDS encoding WS/DGAT/MGAT family O-acyltransferase has product MKLLSLLDQMFARMETPRTPMHIGAFAVFDLPEGAPRSFTRDLYEAISQLAFLPFPFDSVIAGGPSMVYWKQVQPDPSYHVRFSALPHPGSARDLGALVERLHSTPLDMTKPLWELHLIEGLADNQFAIYFKAHHCAVDGMGAVNLIKSWLTTDPEAPPGSGKPEPFGDDYDLASVFAATTTKRTVEGFSAVNELLGRLVSMARGANSSVRAALTTPRTPFNSRINRHRRLAVKVLTLPRLKAVAKATGTTVNDVVLASVGGACRHYLQSLDALPKDTLTASVPVGYERDADTVNAASGFVAPLGTSIGDPAQRLTRISASTSRGKAELLAMSPNALQHYSVFGLLPIAVGQWSGALGAVPPLFNFTVSNVVLSKEPLYLSGAKLDVIVPVSFLCDGYGLNVTLVGYTDKVVLGFVGCRDTVPHLQRLAQYTGDAFCELEAATISA; this is encoded by the coding sequence GTGAAGCTTCTCAGCCTGCTGGACCAGATGTTCGCGCGGATGGAGACGCCGCGCACGCCGATGCACATCGGTGCGTTCGCGGTCTTCGACCTGCCCGAGGGGGCACCACGAAGCTTCACTCGCGACCTCTACGAGGCGATCTCGCAACTGGCGTTTCTGCCCTTCCCGTTCGACAGTGTGATCGCCGGCGGCCCCTCGATGGTGTACTGGAAGCAGGTACAGCCCGATCCGAGCTATCACGTCCGCTTCTCCGCTTTGCCGCATCCCGGGAGCGCCCGCGATCTCGGTGCCTTGGTCGAGAGACTCCATTCGACCCCGCTCGACATGACCAAGCCGCTGTGGGAGTTGCACCTCATCGAAGGTCTGGCCGACAACCAGTTCGCCATCTATTTCAAGGCGCACCATTGCGCGGTAGACGGCATGGGCGCGGTGAACCTGATCAAGAGCTGGCTAACCACCGACCCGGAGGCGCCCCCCGGCTCGGGCAAGCCAGAGCCGTTCGGCGACGACTACGACTTGGCCAGCGTGTTTGCGGCCACCACCACGAAACGCACGGTCGAGGGCTTTTCCGCGGTGAACGAACTCCTCGGCAGGCTGGTCAGCATGGCGCGCGGCGCCAACAGCTCGGTGCGCGCGGCACTCACCACCCCCCGCACGCCGTTCAATAGTCGGATCAACCGGCATCGACGGCTTGCGGTGAAGGTGCTGACGCTGCCGCGGCTCAAGGCGGTGGCCAAAGCCACCGGCACCACCGTCAACGACGTCGTCTTGGCGTCGGTCGGCGGCGCATGCCGGCACTACCTGCAGAGCCTCGATGCGCTGCCGAAAGACACCCTGACCGCCTCCGTGCCGGTGGGCTACGAACGCGACGCCGACACGGTCAACGCGGCGTCGGGTTTCGTTGCACCGCTCGGCACCTCGATCGGAGATCCGGCGCAGCGGCTGACCAGGATCTCGGCATCAACCAGCCGCGGCAAAGCCGAACTGCTGGCCATGTCGCCGAACGCTCTACAGCACTATTCCGTCTTCGGCCTGCTGCCGATCGCAGTCGGGCAATGGAGCGGAGCGCTTGGGGCGGTCCCTCCCCTGTTCAACTTCACCGTCTCCAACGTCGTGCTGTCCAAGGAACCGCTGTACCTTTCCGGCGCCAAGCTGGATGTGATAGTCCCGGTGTCGTTCCTGTGCGACGGCTACGGTCTCAACGTCACGCTGGTCGGCTACACCGACAAGGTCGTTCTTGGATTCGTCGGCTGCCGCGACACGGTGCCGCATTTACAACGACTGGCGCAGTACACCGGCGACGCATTCTGCGAGCTGGAGGCCGCCACCATCTCGGCGTAG
- a CDS encoding TIGR03619 family F420-dependent LLM class oxidoreductase, producing the protein MGAAIAKLSVATPVVTMVPAISADWEKSAAVEDLAQIAETADRLGYHHLTCSEHIALPAAEQQRRGTRYWDPLATLGYLAARTRHIRLATNVVVLGYHHPLEIAKRYGTLDVVSNGRLILGVGVGSLKEEFDLVGAAFDDRGPRADDALRALRAALSVRQPAYHGEFYSFSGMVVDPCAVQDHVPIWVGGRTMRSLRRAATLADGWAPFNVTLRQARSWLGQWDLRPGFEVVLAAPSPLDPINEPQRARDLLAETAAHGASIISTTFTHTSLQHYLENLAALTELNTA; encoded by the coding sequence ATGGGCGCTGCGATTGCCAAACTGTCGGTAGCCACACCAGTAGTCACCATGGTGCCGGCAATCAGTGCCGACTGGGAGAAAAGCGCGGCGGTCGAAGACCTAGCCCAGATCGCCGAAACCGCGGACCGACTCGGCTACCACCATCTGACCTGCAGCGAACACATCGCACTGCCGGCAGCCGAACAACAGCGCCGCGGCACACGCTACTGGGATCCGCTGGCAACGTTGGGCTACCTTGCCGCGCGCACCAGGCACATCCGATTGGCCACCAACGTGGTGGTGCTTGGGTACCACCACCCACTGGAGATTGCCAAACGCTACGGCACGCTGGACGTCGTCAGCAACGGTCGGCTCATCCTCGGGGTAGGCGTCGGCTCCCTCAAGGAAGAGTTCGACCTCGTTGGCGCCGCATTCGACGACCGTGGTCCGCGCGCAGACGATGCGCTGCGGGCGCTGCGCGCCGCACTGTCGGTGCGCCAACCCGCCTACCACGGCGAGTTCTATTCCTTTAGCGGCATGGTTGTCGACCCGTGTGCCGTGCAGGATCACGTGCCGATCTGGGTGGGTGGACGCACGATGCGATCGCTGCGGCGAGCGGCAACCTTGGCCGATGGGTGGGCGCCATTCAACGTGACACTTCGGCAGGCGCGGAGCTGGCTGGGCCAATGGGATCTTCGGCCCGGATTCGAGGTCGTTCTCGCAGCACCATCACCGTTGGATCCGATCAACGAACCTCAGCGGGCGCGCGACCTTCTCGCAGAGACAGCCGCCCACGGCGCCAGCATCATCAGCACTACCTTCACTCACACCTCGCTACAGCACTATCTCGAGAACTTGGCGGCGCTGACCGAGTTGAACACCGCGTGA
- a CDS encoding acyl-CoA dehydrogenase family protein codes for MTTFTVGITEALIERLADRAQEAEDLRRLPAATVADLTESGFTELLKPARYGGQQADFTAILNPARRMAHGCASTAWTAAFYTLHTWMLALFDDQAQSEGFASRPFLASAPLAPTGRGITVQGGIRLTGRWSWATGVMDGNWAIVGAVCGPDDAIYPALALVPAEDIGIVDVWQTDGMRATGSNDIVIEDVFVPAHRLVKVSDIYAGTTPGAQLYGAACYRWPMVPALALVAAMPALGAAEQVERIFTERLSERVLAYEGSKQKDKPAAQARLGEARVRLRALHGLLADTTGRIEELLAAGSRVPRPVRADARLAAAHIVRESRAVIGILLEASGASAHFLSSPLQRAKRDVDVMSGHVVFDYDVSRELAGALAIGLKVSPIAML; via the coding sequence ATGACTACCTTCACCGTCGGCATCACCGAGGCGCTGATCGAGCGGCTGGCGGATCGCGCGCAGGAGGCCGAGGACCTGCGCCGACTGCCTGCGGCCACCGTCGCTGACCTGACCGAATCGGGCTTCACTGAGCTGCTGAAACCGGCGCGATATGGCGGCCAGCAGGCCGACTTCACCGCAATCTTGAATCCCGCGCGCCGAATGGCGCATGGCTGCGCCTCGACAGCCTGGACCGCGGCGTTCTACACCCTGCACACCTGGATGCTGGCCCTATTCGACGACCAGGCCCAAAGCGAAGGGTTCGCGTCGCGGCCGTTCCTCGCATCGGCGCCGTTGGCACCTACCGGTCGCGGCATCACCGTCCAAGGCGGTATTCGACTGACCGGGCGATGGTCCTGGGCCACAGGTGTGATGGACGGCAACTGGGCCATCGTCGGCGCGGTCTGCGGCCCCGATGACGCCATCTACCCCGCACTGGCGCTGGTGCCCGCCGAAGACATCGGCATCGTCGATGTCTGGCAGACAGACGGGATGCGGGCCACCGGTTCCAACGACATCGTCATCGAGGACGTCTTCGTTCCCGCCCATCGGCTGGTCAAGGTCAGTGACATCTACGCCGGTACAACACCGGGAGCGCAGCTGTACGGCGCGGCGTGCTACCGCTGGCCGATGGTGCCCGCGCTCGCGCTGGTTGCTGCGATGCCCGCCTTGGGTGCGGCCGAGCAGGTCGAACGCATCTTCACCGAGCGGCTCTCAGAGCGCGTCCTCGCCTACGAGGGCAGCAAGCAAAAGGACAAACCGGCCGCTCAAGCACGCCTGGGCGAAGCCCGCGTCCGCCTGCGGGCACTACACGGGCTGCTCGCCGACACCACTGGGCGCATCGAGGAGCTGCTAGCGGCTGGGAGCCGCGTCCCGCGCCCGGTACGTGCCGATGCCCGCTTGGCGGCCGCGCACATCGTGCGGGAATCACGCGCGGTCATCGGCATCCTGCTCGAGGCGTCGGGCGCCAGCGCGCATTTCCTGAGCAGCCCGCTGCAACGGGCCAAACGCGACGTCGACGTGATGAGCGGACACGTGGTCTTCGACTACGACGTCAGTCGAGAATTGGCCGGCGCATTGGCGATCGGTCTCAAAGTATCGCCGATCGCCATGCTGTGA
- a CDS encoding alpha/beta hydrolase family protein — MAADGRGSSNPLRQILEPLTRTGGFYARTWGNYLDREPSELPVARPTLALATQAFRDEIVLAGFRLLRPAPDIATLDGIDREVLAAHELYEQNGWLNNPEGFFAPPPPLADVTVKPVTSMGRSYQRIAFDSGYEPHDGEPGGKRWLSYQGNNREYALVLRHRKPRPWLVCIHGAEMGRAGLDLTLFRAWHLYAELGLNVVLPVLPLHGPRARGRPKGVAFPSENVLDGVHGVAHAVWDIRRLLSWIRSQEPDSPIGVNGISLGGLLSSLVASLDDGLGCAILGVPAVDLVELVGRHAGLSHHSRLRQTMKSARSVSRMISPLSLTPLVPMAGRFIYAGLADRLVHPRDQVTRLWEHWGKPRIHWYQGGHTGCFRARPVHRFVDEALVQAGFVDPARLQRTREQPA, encoded by the coding sequence ATGGCCGCGGACGGCCGCGGTAGCAGCAATCCCCTGCGGCAGATCCTGGAACCGCTCACGCGCACCGGGGGCTTCTACGCTCGGACTTGGGGCAATTACCTGGATCGCGAACCCAGCGAGCTTCCGGTGGCACGCCCCACCCTGGCACTGGCTACGCAGGCGTTCCGCGACGAAATCGTGCTCGCCGGGTTTCGTCTGCTGCGCCCCGCCCCTGACATCGCGACACTCGACGGAATCGACCGCGAAGTGCTCGCGGCACATGAGTTGTACGAGCAGAACGGCTGGCTCAATAACCCCGAGGGGTTCTTCGCACCGCCGCCCCCGCTCGCCGACGTCACGGTCAAGCCCGTCACCAGCATGGGGCGCTCCTACCAGCGCATCGCGTTCGACAGTGGTTACGAGCCCCATGACGGCGAACCGGGCGGGAAGCGCTGGCTGAGCTACCAGGGAAACAACCGCGAGTACGCGCTGGTGCTGCGGCACCGAAAGCCGCGCCCCTGGCTGGTATGCATACACGGCGCGGAGATGGGACGCGCGGGGCTGGACCTCACGTTGTTCCGCGCCTGGCATCTGTACGCGGAGCTCGGCCTGAACGTCGTGCTACCCGTCCTTCCGCTGCACGGACCCCGCGCTCGGGGTCGACCGAAAGGCGTCGCGTTCCCGAGTGAGAACGTCCTCGACGGAGTCCACGGTGTCGCCCACGCGGTATGGGACATTCGGCGCTTGCTGTCCTGGATCCGCTCACAGGAACCCGACTCCCCGATCGGAGTGAACGGCATTTCCCTCGGCGGCCTGCTCAGTTCACTAGTTGCCAGCCTCGACGACGGGCTTGGCTGTGCGATTCTCGGAGTTCCGGCCGTGGATCTGGTCGAGCTGGTCGGCCGCCATGCCGGCCTCAGCCACCACAGCAGGCTACGCCAGACAATGAAGTCGGCCAGGTCGGTCAGCCGGATGATCTCACCGCTGTCACTGACCCCGCTCGTCCCGATGGCCGGCCGATTCATCTACGCAGGCCTTGCCGACCGCCTGGTACATCCGCGCGACCAGGTCACCCGGCTCTGGGAGCATTGGGGCAAGCCCCGGATCCATTGGTACCAAGGCGGCCACACCGGATGCTTCCGTGCCCGGCCGGTGCACCGATTCGTCGACGAGGCACTGGTACAGGCCGGATTCGTCGACCCCGCGCGGCTGCAGCGCACGCGCGAGCAGCCAGCTTGA